In Acidobacteriota bacterium, a genomic segment contains:
- a CDS encoding SAM-dependent DNA methyltransferase: MSPDLRQHLWNCAEILRGSAVDRTDWKAYILPLLFFKRISDVWDEETTDAAALFGDADPVDFPEVHRFTVPAGCHWRDVRETAANVGAALSRAMREIERANPDALYRVFGAADWGNREILTDEILKDLLEGLSEVSLGNKAVTTDALGDAYEYLIGKFADVTKRKKAGEFYTPRSVVRMMVELLDPKAGESIYDPACGTGGMLLGAIEHVQRGGGDARTFFGKIYGQEKNLTTASIARMNLVLHGIEDFQVVREDTLRSPAFTDSSTGGLATFDCVIANPPFSLKEWGRDLWEADPWGRAAFGLPPESYGDFAWVQHMVASMAARTGRMAVVLPQGALFRKDAEGRIRKALLERDLIEAVIGLAPNVFYGTGLAPAVVVLRRTKPAARKRKVLVADASSLFRKGRAQNFLDPEHATEIVGWSRAFRDVPDRVKIVTLDDIEAEDWTLNISRYVMPPVGEDTPSLPDAVAAFKQAVAEARAAEDRLREVLIEGGWLS, from the coding sequence ATGAGCCCCGACCTCCGCCAGCACCTCTGGAACTGCGCCGAAATCCTCCGCGGCAGCGCCGTCGACCGCACGGACTGGAAGGCGTACATCCTGCCCCTCCTGTTCTTCAAGCGCATCTCCGATGTCTGGGACGAGGAAACGACTGACGCGGCGGCCCTCTTCGGCGACGCGGACCCCGTGGATTTTCCTGAGGTGCATCGCTTCACCGTCCCGGCGGGTTGCCACTGGCGCGACGTGCGAGAGACAGCGGCCAACGTCGGCGCGGCGCTGTCGCGCGCCATGCGCGAGATCGAACGCGCGAATCCCGACGCGCTCTACCGCGTGTTCGGCGCCGCCGACTGGGGCAACCGGGAAATCCTCACCGACGAGATCCTGAAGGACCTGCTCGAGGGTCTGTCGGAAGTCTCGCTCGGCAACAAGGCCGTCACCACTGACGCACTCGGTGATGCGTACGAATACCTGATCGGCAAGTTCGCCGACGTAACCAAGCGCAAGAAGGCCGGCGAGTTCTACACGCCGCGCTCCGTCGTCCGCATGATGGTGGAGCTGCTCGACCCGAAGGCGGGCGAAAGCATCTATGACCCTGCGTGCGGTACGGGCGGCATGCTGCTCGGCGCCATCGAGCACGTGCAGCGCGGTGGCGGCGACGCGCGCACGTTCTTCGGAAAGATCTACGGCCAGGAGAAGAACCTGACCACCGCGTCCATCGCGCGCATGAACCTCGTGCTGCACGGCATCGAGGACTTCCAGGTGGTGCGCGAGGACACGCTGCGCAGCCCGGCGTTCACGGATTCGAGCACCGGCGGCCTTGCCACGTTCGACTGCGTCATCGCGAATCCGCCGTTCTCGCTCAAGGAGTGGGGGCGCGATCTGTGGGAGGCGGATCCCTGGGGCCGCGCCGCGTTCGGCCTGCCACCCGAGAGCTACGGCGACTTCGCGTGGGTGCAGCACATGGTGGCGTCGATGGCCGCACGCACGGGACGCATGGCGGTGGTGCTGCCGCAGGGCGCGCTGTTCCGGAAGGACGCAGAGGGCCGCATCCGGAAGGCGCTGCTCGAACGGGATCTCATCGAGGCCGTCATCGGCCTCGCTCCGAACGTCTTCTACGGCACGGGCCTCGCTCCGGCGGTGGTCGTGCTGCGCCGCACCAAGCCGGCCGCGCGCAAGCGCAAGGTGCTTGTTGCCGATGCGTCGAGCCTGTTCCGCAAGGGCCGGGCGCAGAACTTCCTCGACCCGGAGCACGCCACCGAGATCGTTGGCTGGTCTCGTGCGTTCCGGGACGTGCCGGACCGCGTGAAGATCGTGACCCTCGATGACATCGAGGCCGAGGACTGGACGCTGAACATCTCGCGCTACGTGATGCCGCCGGTGGGGGAGGACACTCCGTCGTTGCCCGACGCCGTCGCGGCGTTCAAGCAGGCCGTCGCGGAGGCACGAGCGGCCGAAGATCGGCTGCGCGAGGTGCTCATCGAGGGAGGCTGGCTGTCGTGA
- a CDS encoding PKD domain-containing protein, with protein sequence MNCPSLRGVALALSVLLVTAQAVRAQDVRIESVARAPETSTVFFTAHFSGEVDLGPAGEMLRPRMARPGGGMFDAVGQEPYEIVWTFGDGTPPVNTGTRPTVSHVFGQQGAYSVTVEVKNARGTISTRTRQIMIDNVAPRIAPLSIVRLDDAPRTLELTGRVTDTPKDTLTWHWDFGDGTTEVGEDLWRVRHTWQQEGTFTVALVVVDGDGGRHQMSAEVTVGERPVARTPETTRAEAPVTRFAGTTSGAVGTTLEATVKPIAGLYLRQASPGVCRFAFSAWDPTTLAYALFRADLRNLRDGGAKYRVQPQFTLQFHDTLERYRASEQALSVNTMGAVLSGLRGLAEMVGGTPVEARERIGVDPAASAPSAPDERQPPARSPFGLDDVASFRYAAGTVDLVIHTHDRVEATFDVVLENTDDDASGPMQALTFKGSFSLDLQAARSQGIVSYEGCASTPFTIRSTSPDDNARHERSGAEPRVSFSAPYDPRTLDDTTFQLGYRDPAGLFVPVPARIARGERLAVLVSGEPLLSGVRYEARVKTGPDGVRGRNGEELDDPSGEGYHAWSFHSRLVFRHDDRTSLSHNLSCHVLQTVRDAPLIRNKPAVARIYADWAQHPAVHADDQLQSFNGRVTLKDASGTTLASVTHEFVRPDLWASRSLSQAKAEHSANLFGWSPQGHEGRQLRVEIAAETAPGAWETIYHTRCPANYWKPEPKLKIDYYQMAIGDWFPWPPESTIRTLHTIYSKGEQFALQVFPLQSIQGRYRGTMVMGPSMHAQLLGARLLFEGEPIAQNAANILASELTMSYATLHATDADLVLGFGPSPFLSGGRADVLLTQGAPGAIRSLFDDDPALRDRYIYAWVHEVGHYLLLDHIPYYTTTAEYQALDKMRESPVFQYDGIEGFRILPPGWTGWNKSSTEGNGEGPRIVPLMFPATVPYRNTFIATHHYHKIQQLIERNNLFAARRVAAQSPVLFASTSLQSIPAQARADGPRRVGLAGHVDQTRASAWLGPLVSGTALPEPQTGGDYELSLLDGSGSVVGTTRFDVAASAHGEATGVFRATLPWSDTARSLVLSKDGAVLARRERSAHPPIVTITSPTPAQRVDGDIVLTWEATDADDEPLQATVLYSSDGGEAGWSTLAMWLDSASFTVDTARLEPGPNPTFRVVVNDGFDEADARVSVRIEGRLAALATVPLDDAAGDTRPSMQVLFNTDVAPDTVERARVTWRPEAPSRGSNGVTGSVHYDVDARRMTLKPTADLVPGVRYVATLDGPLVSRHGHPLAAPVTWTVEVGGR encoded by the coding sequence ATGAACTGCCCTTCACTGCGCGGCGTCGCACTGGCACTGTCGGTCCTGCTCGTCACCGCACAGGCTGTCCGCGCGCAGGACGTACGCATCGAGAGCGTCGCCCGCGCGCCCGAGACGTCCACTGTCTTCTTCACCGCCCATTTCTCGGGCGAGGTGGACCTCGGCCCCGCTGGCGAGATGCTCAGGCCGCGCATGGCGCGCCCAGGCGGGGGCATGTTCGATGCCGTGGGGCAGGAGCCCTACGAGATCGTCTGGACCTTCGGCGACGGGACGCCCCCTGTCAATACCGGCACGCGCCCGACCGTCTCGCACGTATTCGGGCAGCAGGGCGCCTACAGCGTCACCGTCGAGGTGAAGAACGCCCGTGGGACCATCAGCACGCGGACCCGCCAGATCATGATCGACAACGTCGCGCCGCGCATCGCGCCGCTCTCCATCGTCCGGCTCGATGATGCGCCCAGGACGCTGGAGTTGACCGGCCGGGTGACCGACACGCCGAAGGACACCCTCACCTGGCACTGGGACTTCGGTGACGGGACGACCGAGGTGGGTGAGGACCTCTGGCGCGTCCGGCACACCTGGCAGCAGGAAGGCACCTTCACGGTCGCCCTCGTCGTGGTCGACGGGGACGGAGGCCGGCACCAGATGTCGGCAGAGGTGACGGTGGGCGAGCGCCCTGTCGCTCGCACCCCGGAGACGACGCGTGCAGAGGCGCCCGTCACCCGCTTCGCCGGCACGACCTCAGGCGCCGTCGGGACAACGCTCGAAGCCACGGTCAAGCCCATTGCCGGACTCTATCTGCGGCAAGCGTCGCCCGGCGTCTGCCGGTTCGCCTTCTCGGCCTGGGACCCCACGACGCTGGCGTATGCCCTCTTTCGAGCGGACCTGCGCAACCTGCGCGACGGCGGCGCGAAGTACCGCGTGCAGCCGCAGTTCACCCTCCAGTTCCATGACACGCTGGAGCGCTATCGTGCGTCCGAGCAGGCGCTCTCGGTCAACACCATGGGCGCGGTGCTGAGTGGCCTGCGCGGGCTCGCGGAGATGGTCGGCGGCACGCCGGTGGAGGCCCGCGAGCGCATCGGCGTGGATCCCGCGGCGTCGGCGCCGTCGGCGCCGGACGAACGCCAGCCACCGGCTCGTTCACCGTTCGGCCTGGATGACGTCGCGAGCTTCCGATACGCCGCGGGTACGGTCGACCTCGTGATCCACACGCACGACCGCGTCGAGGCGACCTTCGACGTCGTGCTCGAGAACACCGACGACGACGCGTCAGGCCCCATGCAGGCGCTGACGTTCAAGGGCTCCTTCAGCCTCGACCTGCAGGCGGCACGCAGCCAGGGCATCGTCTCGTACGAGGGGTGCGCCAGCACGCCCTTCACCATCCGCAGCACCTCGCCGGATGACAACGCGCGGCACGAGCGCTCGGGCGCGGAGCCGCGCGTATCGTTCAGCGCGCCGTACGACCCGCGTACGCTGGATGACACGACCTTTCAGCTCGGCTACCGGGATCCCGCCGGGCTGTTCGTGCCGGTGCCCGCCCGCATCGCGCGCGGCGAACGCCTGGCCGTGCTGGTGTCGGGCGAGCCGCTGCTCAGCGGCGTCCGCTACGAGGCTCGTGTCAAGACGGGCCCGGACGGCGTGCGTGGTCGCAACGGCGAAGAGCTGGACGACCCGTCGGGCGAGGGCTACCACGCCTGGAGCTTCCACAGCCGGCTCGTCTTCCGTCACGACGACAGGACGTCGCTCTCTCACAACCTCTCGTGCCACGTCCTGCAGACCGTTCGCGACGCTCCGCTCATCAGGAACAAGCCGGCCGTCGCACGCATCTATGCCGACTGGGCGCAGCACCCGGCCGTGCACGCCGACGACCAGCTGCAGTCGTTCAACGGGCGCGTAACGCTGAAGGACGCGTCTGGCACGACACTGGCCTCGGTTACGCACGAGTTCGTGCGGCCGGATCTCTGGGCGTCCAGATCCCTCTCTCAGGCGAAGGCCGAGCACTCGGCGAACCTGTTCGGTTGGTCACCACAGGGGCACGAAGGGCGGCAGCTGCGGGTGGAGATTGCAGCCGAGACCGCACCCGGCGCCTGGGAGACCATCTACCACACGCGGTGTCCGGCCAATTACTGGAAGCCGGAACCCAAACTGAAGATCGACTACTACCAGATGGCGATTGGCGACTGGTTTCCCTGGCCGCCCGAATCCACCATCAGGACCCTGCACACCATCTACTCGAAGGGGGAGCAATTCGCGCTCCAGGTGTTCCCGTTGCAGTCCATCCAGGGACGCTACCGCGGGACGATGGTGATGGGGCCCAGCATGCACGCGCAACTGCTTGGCGCGCGTCTCTTGTTCGAGGGCGAGCCGATTGCGCAGAACGCCGCCAACATCCTCGCGTCGGAACTGACCATGTCGTACGCGACGCTGCACGCGACGGACGCCGACCTCGTCCTTGGCTTCGGCCCGAGTCCGTTCTTGAGCGGGGGCAGGGCGGACGTGTTGCTGACGCAGGGCGCGCCAGGCGCCATCCGGAGCCTGTTCGACGATGACCCGGCGCTGCGCGATCGCTACATCTACGCGTGGGTGCACGAGGTGGGCCACTACCTGTTGCTCGACCACATCCCCTACTACACGACGACCGCGGAGTATCAGGCGCTCGACAAGATGCGCGAGTCGCCCGTCTTCCAGTACGACGGCATCGAAGGGTTCCGCATCCTGCCTCCGGGGTGGACGGGCTGGAACAAGTCGTCCACCGAAGGCAACGGCGAAGGACCGCGCATCGTTCCGCTGATGTTCCCGGCGACCGTGCCGTATCGGAACACGTTCATCGCCACGCACCATTACCACAAGATCCAGCAGCTCATCGAACGCAACAACCTGTTCGCGGCACGGCGTGTCGCAGCGCAGTCGCCCGTCCTGTTCGCCTCGACATCCCTCCAGTCGATTCCCGCACAGGCGCGCGCCGACGGCCCCAGACGGGTGGGGCTGGCGGGGCATGTCGACCAGACCAGGGCCTCGGCATGGCTCGGTCCCCTCGTCAGCGGTACGGCGCTGCCAGAGCCACAGACCGGAGGCGATTACGAGCTGTCGCTGCTCGATGGCTCCGGTTCCGTCGTGGGGACGACACGATTCGACGTCGCCGCATCCGCGCACGGAGAGGCGACCGGCGTCTTCCGGGCCACCTTGCCCTGGTCGGACACGGCGCGCAGTCTCGTGCTGTCGAAGGACGGCGCCGTGCTCGCACGCCGTGAGCGTTCGGCGCACCCGCCGATCGTGACGATCACGTCGCCGACGCCGGCTCAGCGTGTTGACGGCGACATCGTGCTGACCTGGGAGGCGACCGACGCCGACGACGAGCCGTTGCAGGCCACGGTGCTCTACAGCAGCGACGGCGGAGAAGCCGGATGGAGCACGCTGGCGATGTGGCTCGACAGCGCGAGCTTCACGGTGGACACGGCGCGCCTCGAACCCGGGCCGAACCCGACCTTCCGCGTGGTGGTCAACGACGGCTTCGACGAGGCCGATGCGCGAGTGTCGGTGCGCATCGAGGGGCGCCTGGCCGCGCTTGCCACCGTGCCTCTCGACGACGCGGCCGGAGACACGCGCCCGTCGATGCAGGTGCTCTTCAATACGGACGTGGCGCCGGACACCGTGGAGCGCGCCCGCGTGACGTGGCGTCCGGAGGCACCGTCCCGCGGGTCCAACGGGGTGACCGGCAGCGTCCACTACGACGTCGATGCGCGACGGATGACGCTGAAGCCGACCGCTGACCTCGTCCCAGGTGTGCGCTATGTGGCGACCCTGGACGGTCCCCTTGTCAGCCGACACGGGCACCCGCTGGCAGCGCCGGTGACGTGGACGGTCGAGGTCGGCGGGCGATAG
- a CDS encoding SAM-dependent DNA methyltransferase, which produces MSRTTEHLSQQELESYLWGAANLLRGLIDAGDYKQYVFPLLFFKRLSDVWDEEYAAALADTGDEGYARATADDRFRIPAGAHWADVRSASRDVGRALVTAFRAIEAANPTRLAGIFGTASWTDKAQMPDSTLKNLIEHFSQHSLGLRAVPEDELGNAYEYLIKQFADDSGHTAQEFYTNRTVVHLMTQMLEPQPGERIYDPTVGTGGMLISSLAEVKRRGGDTRTLGLFGQELIHVTASIARMNLVLHGVEDFEIATGNTLSNPVFTDRDRLRTFDVVLANPPYSIKKWNREAWQVDSWGRNFLGTPPQGRADYAFFQHILKSLAPKTGRCAILFPHGVLFRNEEAEMRKKLVEADLVECVLGLGPNLFYNSPMEACIVICRTMKAKKRKRKILFIDAVHDVARERAQSFLKPEHQQRILAAYRAFADEPGFAAVATVDDVLANGATLAIPRYVNPGRPEASHEKGDLASAWAAFEESGREFWLQVDELIEALDAAVGEEVVDVG; this is translated from the coding sequence GTGAGCCGCACCACGGAGCATCTCAGCCAGCAGGAGCTGGAATCGTACCTCTGGGGCGCCGCCAACCTGTTGCGCGGCCTCATCGACGCCGGCGACTACAAGCAGTACGTCTTCCCGCTGCTGTTCTTCAAGCGCCTGTCGGACGTGTGGGACGAGGAGTACGCGGCGGCGCTCGCCGACACGGGCGACGAGGGCTACGCACGCGCCACGGCAGACGACCGCTTCCGCATTCCAGCGGGCGCGCACTGGGCCGACGTGCGGAGCGCCTCACGCGACGTCGGCCGCGCGCTCGTCACGGCCTTCCGCGCCATCGAAGCGGCCAACCCGACGCGCCTCGCCGGCATCTTCGGCACCGCGTCGTGGACCGACAAGGCGCAGATGCCAGACTCGACGCTCAAGAACCTCATCGAGCACTTCTCGCAGCATTCGCTCGGGTTGAGGGCCGTGCCCGAGGATGAACTGGGCAACGCCTACGAGTATCTGATCAAGCAGTTCGCCGACGACAGCGGCCACACGGCGCAGGAGTTCTACACGAACCGCACGGTGGTGCACCTGATGACACAGATGCTCGAGCCACAGCCCGGCGAGCGCATCTACGACCCAACGGTGGGCACCGGCGGCATGCTGATCTCGTCGCTCGCCGAGGTGAAGCGCCGCGGCGGCGACACGCGCACGCTGGGCCTCTTCGGCCAGGAGCTGATTCACGTCACCGCGTCCATCGCGCGCATGAACCTCGTGCTCCACGGGGTGGAAGACTTCGAGATCGCCACGGGCAACACGCTGAGCAACCCGGTGTTCACCGACCGCGACCGGCTGCGCACGTTCGACGTCGTCCTCGCCAACCCGCCGTACTCGATCAAGAAGTGGAACCGCGAGGCCTGGCAGGTGGACTCCTGGGGCCGCAACTTCCTCGGCACGCCGCCGCAGGGCCGCGCCGACTACGCGTTCTTCCAGCACATCCTGAAGAGCCTCGCCCCGAAGACCGGGCGCTGCGCGATTCTTTTTCCGCACGGCGTCCTGTTCCGGAACGAGGAAGCGGAGATGCGGAAGAAGCTGGTCGAAGCGGACCTCGTCGAGTGCGTCCTCGGGCTCGGTCCGAATCTCTTCTACAACTCCCCCATGGAAGCCTGCATCGTCATCTGCCGGACAATGAAGGCGAAGAAGCGGAAAAGGAAGATCCTCTTCATCGACGCCGTCCATGACGTGGCGCGTGAACGGGCGCAGAGCTTCCTGAAGCCCGAACACCAGCAGCGCATCCTCGCCGCGTATCGCGCGTTTGCCGACGAACCGGGTTTCGCGGCGGTCGCGACGGTGGACGACGTGCTCGCGAACGGCGCAACGCTCGCGATACCGCGCTATGTCAACCCCGGGCGCCCAGAGGCGTCACATGAGAAGGGCGATTTGGCGAGCGCGTGGGCGGCCTTCGAGGAAAGCGGACGCGAGTTCTGGCTGCAGGTGGACGAGCTGATCGAGGCGCTCGACGCGGCTGTGGGTGAAGAGGTGGTCGATGTCGGCTAA
- a CDS encoding helix-turn-helix transcriptional regulator: MNNRIRVLRAEKRWSQAELAERVQVSRNSINAVENGKFDPSLPLAFRIADAFGLKIEDVFLREDPP, from the coding sequence ATGAACAACCGCATCCGCGTCCTGCGCGCCGAAAAGCGCTGGAGTCAGGCGGAACTCGCCGAGCGCGTCCAGGTTTCGCGCAACTCCATCAACGCGGTGGAGAACGGTAAGTTCGATCCGTCCCTGCCGCTCGCTTTCCGCATCGCCGACGCGTTCGGGCTCAAGATAGAGGACGTGTTCCTCAGGGAGGACCCGCCATGA
- a CDS encoding serine/threonine protein kinase has product MTPDRWREIERLYHATLERSPSERDEFLAAACRGDDALRTEVESLIAHGLDAPAVLDAQLSRELRADLTRRLDQQLAVPGRFIGRTFGPYKLQALLGAGGMGEVYRAADARLNRTVAIKVLLRDRHDSSERPELTREAAIVSNLNHPHICTIHDIGSQDGVDYIVMEYLEGETLQQRLARGALPLERAIEYCTQIVDALDKSHRRGIIHRDIKPANVMLTAVGVKVLDFGIATRTGGSDPLPVMATPAYGSPEQLTGHPVDARTDIFSFGAVAYEMITGQRAFTGNTPAAVVASVCADEPVPLRDLVPAVPEPLARTLSRCLAKAPG; this is encoded by the coding sequence ATGACGCCTGACCGGTGGCGGGAGATCGAACGCCTGTATCACGCGACGCTCGAGCGGAGTCCGAGCGAGCGAGACGAATTTCTCGCTGCGGCGTGCCGGGGCGACGATGCCCTGCGTACCGAGGTGGAGTCGCTGATCGCGCATGGCCTGGACGCACCAGCCGTTCTGGATGCGCAGCTTAGCCGGGAGCTTCGCGCTGACTTGACCAGGCGACTCGACCAACAGCTGGCAGTCCCGGGCCGCTTTATCGGACGAACGTTCGGACCGTACAAGCTGCAGGCATTGCTGGGGGCCGGCGGGATGGGGGAGGTGTACCGTGCGGCCGATGCCCGCCTGAACCGGACCGTGGCCATCAAGGTTCTCCTGCGCGATCGTCATGACAGTTCGGAACGCCCTGAGCTGACACGCGAAGCCGCGATCGTTTCCAACCTGAATCATCCGCACATCTGCACCATCCACGACATCGGCAGCCAGGACGGCGTCGACTACATCGTCATGGAGTATCTCGAAGGCGAGACGCTGCAACAGCGTCTCGCCCGTGGCGCACTGCCGCTGGAGCGCGCCATCGAGTACTGCACGCAGATCGTCGATGCCCTGGACAAGTCACATCGCCGCGGCATCATTCATCGGGACATCAAACCCGCGAATGTGATGCTCACGGCGGTCGGCGTGAAGGTGCTCGACTTCGGCATCGCCACGCGGACGGGAGGGAGCGATCCGCTGCCGGTCATGGCCACGCCTGCGTACGGCTCGCCGGAGCAGCTCACCGGCCATCCCGTGGATGCGCGGACCGACATCTTCTCGTTCGGCGCGGTGGCGTACGAGATGATCACCGGACAACGGGCATTCACGGGGAACACGCCGGCGGCGGTTGTCGCCAGCGTCTGCGCGGACGAGCCAGTTCCGCTCCGCGATCTGGTGCCGGCCGTACCCGAACCACTGGCGCGTACGCTGTCGAGGTGTCTGGCGAAGGCGCCTGGATGA
- a CDS encoding winged helix-turn-helix transcriptional regulator codes for MRTAVTVPSRDPAAVLFGSTRRRVLGWLLGHADDAFYLRELARHTGTAVGAAQRELEQLTAAGLVVREVRGNQVYFQANREAPIFPELQGLFAKTGAADEGR; via the coding sequence TTGAGAACAGCCGTCACGGTCCCATCGCGCGACCCGGCCGCCGTGCTCTTCGGCAGCACGCGGCGGCGTGTCCTCGGTTGGCTCCTCGGCCATGCGGACGACGCGTTCTACCTGCGTGAGCTGGCGCGCCACACGGGCACGGCCGTCGGCGCTGCGCAGCGGGAGTTGGAGCAGCTGACTGCAGCCGGGCTCGTCGTGCGAGAGGTGCGAGGGAATCAGGTGTACTTCCAGGCCAATCGGGAAGCTCCGATCTTTCCGGAGCTGCAGGGGCTGTTTGCCAAGACCGGCGCGGCCGACGAGGGGCGTTGA
- a CDS encoding PD40 domain-containing protein, which yields MPIALAPDGRRLAYIAVGRDSIKRLWIRSLDAAADGAVEIAGTEDANTPFWSPDSAWVGIFSRHQLLKVRVSDRRVLTIATNVSTMAGATWNAEGVILFTGGLAGLSRVSSEGGAVIPVTRDEGSHFWPQFIGDGRHFFYSAAIPGEIRLGSLTGEPSRVLMKVQQHPSSLVYAGGYLFFGRDSKLFARSFDERTLEFVGEPIELLAGMPITQLGRMPFSVSAAGPLAVWPYPGGTPATLRLFTETGASVPVVETPARYVGLALTPNAESLAVSRRRVNGGADVWVRDLGASTETQVTFDGVAFAPRWSPDGRRLVYTTSTKLPPRLLIKGLRDSSGDVEIGGSQLPAFASSWSNDGARIVSVRIDPATRDDLYVDDLQDGRAERLPMNTAANEYHAAVSPDDRWLAYVTDESGRDEVWVAGFPSGQVKRKVSIDGGTSPQWIDGGREVAYLSQRKWMTIRSFAGTGGDIALGTPRELFDASAFVETTPLVTPTANAYAAAVEGRRFLAAVRAKDPAVPPIQLIVDWRTLLRDR from the coding sequence GTGCCGATCGCGCTCGCTCCGGATGGACGCCGCCTGGCCTACATCGCCGTAGGGCGCGACAGCATCAAGCGGTTGTGGATTCGCTCCCTCGATGCGGCCGCCGACGGTGCGGTCGAGATCGCGGGGACCGAGGACGCCAACACCCCGTTCTGGTCACCAGACAGCGCGTGGGTCGGCATCTTCAGTCGCCACCAGCTTCTCAAGGTGCGCGTGTCGGATCGCCGCGTCCTCACCATTGCGACGAATGTCTCGACGATGGCCGGCGCGACTTGGAATGCCGAGGGCGTCATCCTCTTCACGGGCGGACTAGCGGGACTCTCGCGGGTCTCGTCCGAGGGCGGCGCCGTGATTCCGGTGACGAGGGACGAGGGCAGCCACTTCTGGCCGCAGTTCATCGGAGACGGCCGCCACTTCTTCTATTCGGCCGCGATTCCAGGCGAGATCCGCCTCGGCTCGCTCACCGGCGAGCCATCCCGTGTGCTGATGAAGGTCCAGCAGCACCCGTCGTCGCTCGTGTACGCAGGCGGGTATCTGTTCTTCGGGAGAGACTCGAAGCTGTTCGCTCGGTCGTTCGACGAACGCACGCTCGAGTTCGTCGGCGAGCCGATCGAGCTGCTGGCGGGGATGCCGATCACGCAGCTGGGCCGCATGCCGTTCTCGGTGTCGGCCGCTGGCCCTCTCGCTGTGTGGCCGTACCCGGGCGGAACTCCAGCCACCTTGCGCTTGTTCACGGAGACAGGCGCGTCGGTGCCCGTCGTGGAGACGCCCGCGCGGTACGTCGGGTTGGCACTCACGCCCAACGCCGAGTCGCTGGCTGTCTCGCGGCGTCGCGTCAATGGCGGTGCGGACGTGTGGGTTCGCGATCTCGGCGCCTCCACCGAGACGCAGGTGACGTTCGACGGGGTCGCGTTCGCACCACGATGGTCCCCTGACGGCCGCCGCCTCGTGTACACCACGTCGACGAAGCTGCCGCCCAGGCTGCTGATCAAGGGGCTGCGCGACTCAAGTGGCGACGTCGAGATCGGCGGCTCCCAGCTGCCTGCGTTCGCGTCGAGTTGGAGCAACGATGGCGCGCGGATCGTGAGCGTGCGCATCGACCCTGCCACCCGCGATGACCTGTACGTCGACGACCTGCAGGACGGTCGTGCCGAGCGGCTGCCGATGAACACCGCGGCCAACGAGTATCACGCGGCGGTCTCTCCTGACGATCGCTGGCTCGCCTATGTCACCGACGAGTCGGGCCGTGATGAAGTGTGGGTCGCCGGCTTTCCATCAGGGCAGGTGAAGAGAAAGGTCTCGATCGACGGAGGAACCTCACCCCAATGGATCGATGGCGGCCGCGAAGTCGCGTATCTGTCCCAGCGCAAGTGGATGACTATCAGGTCGTTCGCAGGGACGGGCGGCGACATCGCGCTCGGTACGCCGCGCGAGCTCTTTGACGCGTCCGCCTTCGTCGAAACGACACCGCTGGTCACGCCGACGGCAAACGCGTACGCCGCCGCTGTGGAGGGCAGGCGGTTTCTGGCCGCGGTTCGCGCCAAGGATCCAGCGGTGCCCCCGATCCAGCTGATTGTGGACTGGCGCACGCTGCTCCGCGACCGTTGA
- a CDS encoding sigma-70 family RNA polymerase sigma factor, whose translation MATGDTAQITRLLGAWNDGDAGALEQLIPLVERELQQLAHHYMAREPAGHPLQTTALVNEAFVRLIDGGRVRWQSRAHFFAVSARLMRRILVDVARSRKKLKRGGTAVWISLDEAPEIPHATDAELVALDDALNALAAFDERKSRVVELRFFGGLTIAETAVVLQVSPITVTRDWDLARAWLARELSRTHDA comes from the coding sequence ATGGCGACCGGCGATACCGCGCAGATCACCCGCCTCCTCGGCGCCTGGAACGACGGAGACGCCGGAGCGCTCGAGCAACTGATCCCCCTCGTGGAGCGCGAGCTGCAGCAACTGGCCCATCACTACATGGCTCGAGAGCCAGCCGGCCATCCGCTGCAGACCACGGCGCTCGTGAACGAGGCGTTCGTTCGGCTGATCGACGGCGGGCGGGTACGCTGGCAGAGCCGGGCCCACTTCTTCGCGGTGTCAGCCCGCCTGATGCGCCGCATCCTCGTCGACGTGGCGCGGTCCCGAAAGAAATTGAAGCGCGGTGGCACAGCCGTGTGGATCTCGCTCGACGAGGCGCCCGAGATCCCCCACGCGACGGACGCCGAGCTCGTGGCTCTCGACGACGCGTTGAACGCACTTGCTGCCTTCGACGAGCGCAAGAGCCGGGTCGTGGAACTGCGCTTCTTCGGAGGTCTCACCATCGCCGAAACCGCAGTCGTGCTGCAGGTGTCGCCGATCACGGTGACCCGCGACTGGGATCTCGCCAGGGCCTGGCTCGCGCGAGAGCTGTCTCGGACCCATGACGCCTGA